A section of the Streptomyces sp. Je 1-369 genome encodes:
- a CDS encoding replication initiator: MRRHLDLHHVLSPGLRDLIDLANTGNFGRVTEQVRDLRGCTNPVNLHGWTVTTDQTTKEVVRSYRSEDEPTGRLLTTCGNRRSSRCPTCSRIYAADTYHLIKAGLSGGKNVAETVRDHPRAFVTLTAPSFGPVHNRKTDPTGKPRPCACGTHHTEDEPLVGTPLNPATYDYTGAVLWNAHAGQLWARFTIYLRRALAAHLGMTQEALRTGLRISFAKVAEYQKRGLVHFHTVIRFDGPSGHTSAPPPWATFDALNVAVGLAVRRARLTVESDAIGERVMTWGERFKVDPITALGDGELTDAKVAGYVAKYATKNAEGAGTVDRTLICRPCKGRGYLRGPDGFLDLCADCDGTGQAELIKALPIQYHARQMIRTAWDLGHLPEFAHLKLWKWAHMLGFRGHFSSKSRAYSTTLGALRDVRRAWRLATARARRGLPDEETTTLVTDSAWTFLGTGYRPGEELLAAQVRHDQALKQRAKTEGDPWL; encoded by the coding sequence ATGCGCCGCCACCTCGACCTGCACCACGTACTCAGCCCCGGCTTGCGGGACCTGATCGACCTGGCCAACACCGGCAACTTCGGCCGCGTCACCGAACAGGTCCGCGACCTGCGCGGCTGCACCAACCCCGTCAACCTCCACGGCTGGACGGTCACCACCGACCAGACGACCAAGGAAGTCGTCCGCTCCTACCGCTCCGAAGACGAACCGACCGGACGCCTCCTCACCACCTGCGGCAACCGCCGCTCCTCCCGCTGCCCCACCTGCTCACGGATTTACGCCGCCGACACCTACCACCTGATCAAAGCCGGACTCTCCGGCGGCAAGAACGTCGCCGAAACCGTCCGCGACCACCCCCGCGCCTTCGTTACCCTCACCGCCCCCTCCTTCGGCCCCGTCCACAACCGCAAGACCGACCCGACGGGCAAGCCCCGCCCCTGCGCCTGCGGCACCCACCACACCGAAGACGAACCCCTCGTGGGTACGCCCCTGAACCCCGCCACCTACGACTACACCGGTGCCGTGCTTTGGAACGCCCACGCAGGACAGCTCTGGGCCCGCTTCACGATCTACCTCCGCAGGGCCCTCGCCGCCCACCTCGGCATGACACAGGAAGCACTCAGGACCGGCCTGCGCATCTCCTTCGCGAAGGTCGCCGAGTACCAGAAACGCGGCCTGGTCCACTTCCACACCGTGATCCGCTTCGACGGTCCCAGCGGTCACACGAGCGCCCCTCCCCCGTGGGCCACCTTCGACGCCCTGAACGTCGCCGTGGGCCTGGCCGTCCGCCGCGCTCGGCTCACGGTCGAGTCCGACGCCATCGGTGAACGGGTCATGACCTGGGGCGAGCGGTTCAAGGTCGACCCCATCACCGCCCTCGGTGACGGCGAACTGACGGACGCCAAAGTCGCCGGATACGTCGCCAAGTACGCGACCAAGAACGCTGAAGGCGCGGGCACCGTGGACCGCACCCTCATATGCCGCCCCTGCAAGGGACGCGGATACCTACGCGGCCCCGACGGCTTCCTCGACCTGTGCGCCGACTGCGACGGCACCGGACAGGCCGAACTCATCAAGGCCCTGCCTATCCAGTACCACGCCCGCCAGATGATCCGAACCGCCTGGGACCTCGGCCATCTGCCGGAGTTCGCCCACCTCAAGCTCTGGAAGTGGGCCCACATGCTCGGCTTCCGTGGCCACTTCTCCAGCAAGTCCCGCGCCTACTCCACCACGCTCGGCGCCCTGCGCGACGTACGCCGAGCCTGGCGCCTCGCCACAGCCCGCGCCCGCCGCGGCCTCCCCGACGAAGAGACCACCACCCTCGTCACCGACTCCGCTTGGACCTTCCTCGGCACCGGCTACCGCCCCGGCGAAGAACTCCTAGCCGCCCAAGTCCGCCACGACCAAGCACTCAAGCAACGCGCCAAGACGGAAGGAGACCCGTGGCTGTGA
- a CDS encoding XRE family transcriptional regulator: MQNERLRAVMAAGGWTYAGLAKAVEVDPKSVERWVNLGRTPRRATALEAAEALGEDVHALWPALRQARAARAISPELVALYEQRADLPVSAFVDMMTQARERIDVLVYAAIFLHEAYPRLNDLLRERAAEGCSVRIAVGDAESPNVQARGQEERFGHGIESRCRLALMHYRPLVGVSGIEIRTHETTLYNSLYRADDQLLVNAHVWGANAYGAPVWHLRRNGEGGMFDTYGQSFDAVWATAKPVQQEE; this comes from the coding sequence ATGCAGAACGAGAGACTACGAGCCGTCATGGCGGCCGGAGGCTGGACGTACGCCGGACTCGCTAAGGCCGTTGAGGTCGACCCCAAGTCGGTTGAGCGCTGGGTGAATCTGGGCCGTACGCCGCGCCGTGCCACAGCCTTGGAGGCAGCTGAAGCCCTAGGAGAAGACGTGCACGCACTCTGGCCGGCGCTTCGCCAGGCCCGCGCCGCCCGCGCGATCAGCCCGGAACTCGTCGCCCTCTACGAACAACGAGCCGACCTCCCCGTATCCGCGTTCGTCGACATGATGACCCAGGCCCGCGAGCGCATCGACGTCCTGGTCTACGCGGCCATCTTCCTGCACGAGGCCTACCCGCGGCTCAACGATCTGCTGCGCGAACGAGCCGCCGAGGGCTGCTCCGTACGCATCGCAGTTGGCGACGCCGAAAGCCCGAACGTCCAAGCGCGCGGCCAGGAGGAGCGGTTCGGGCACGGCATCGAGTCCCGGTGCCGACTGGCCCTCATGCACTACCGACCTCTCGTCGGGGTATCCGGCATCGAGATAAGGACCCATGAAACGACGCTCTACAACTCCTTGTACCGCGCCGACGACCAGCTGTTGGTCAACGCCCACGTCTGGGGAGCGAACGCGTACGGTGCGCCGGTGTGGCACCTCCGCCGTAACGGGGAAGGCGGCATGTTCGACACCTACGGGCAGAGCTTCGACGCGGTCTGGGCGACGGCGAAGCCGGTACAGCAGGAGGAGTGA
- a CDS encoding DUF2637 domain-containing protein has translation MTEDRITQRTITAVMIVIAALAFVFSFGNVWSLALRLGVPAPIAPLIAPMVDLSVVGLLVALRYLSLRGVPSEQMTAATRLMHVSGLLTLALNIAEPIAAEHYGRAAVDAVAPLLLLGWGAVGPQLLRCFHAVASEPAAPATETPTDTVPAPTPAAPADDQAPAPTPSRPEPSTTPAPAAPALKVPEPLLTEARSIAASHRAEHGEPITAAQLKMRLAIGLPMATALHAAL, from the coding sequence ATGACTGAGGACCGCATCACTCAGCGCACCATCACCGCCGTGATGATCGTGATCGCCGCCCTGGCGTTCGTCTTCTCCTTCGGCAACGTCTGGTCCCTGGCCCTGCGCCTGGGCGTCCCCGCCCCCATCGCCCCGCTCATCGCGCCGATGGTGGACCTGTCCGTGGTCGGCCTCCTGGTGGCCCTGCGCTACCTCTCCCTGCGCGGCGTCCCGTCCGAGCAGATGACGGCCGCCACACGCCTCATGCACGTCTCCGGCCTGCTGACCCTGGCCCTCAACATCGCCGAACCCATCGCCGCCGAGCACTACGGCCGTGCCGCAGTCGACGCCGTGGCCCCGCTGCTGCTCCTCGGCTGGGGAGCCGTCGGCCCGCAGCTCCTCCGCTGCTTCCACGCAGTCGCGAGCGAGCCCGCCGCACCGGCCACGGAAACCCCCACGGACACCGTCCCTGCGCCCACGCCTGCGGCCCCCGCTGACGACCAGGCACCCGCTCCCACGCCCAGTCGGCCCGAGCCTTCGACCACGCCCGCACCGGCCGCCCCCGCGCTGAAGGTCCCCGAACCGCTGCTGACCGAAGCACGCTCCATCGCCGCATCACACCGCGCCGAGCACGGCGAGCCCATCACCGCGGCTCAGCTCAAAATGCGCCTGGCCATCGGGCTGCCCATGGCCACCGCCCTCCACGCGGCCCTGTAA
- a CDS encoding NUDIX domain-containing protein has product MARTEYYDDPNAPKPNSMVVAASAVVTDEQGRILLQRRRDNDLWALPGGGMDLTDSLPGTAVREVKEETGLDVEITGLVGTYTDPKHIIEYSDGEVRRQFNVCFTARTVGGQLAISNESTELRFVRPAELGELPMHHTQRLRIRHFLEHRECPYLG; this is encoded by the coding sequence ATGGCGCGCACCGAGTACTACGACGACCCGAACGCCCCGAAGCCGAACAGCATGGTTGTCGCCGCTTCAGCGGTCGTCACCGACGAGCAGGGGCGCATCCTGCTTCAGCGACGCCGGGACAACGACCTGTGGGCGCTGCCGGGAGGCGGCATGGACCTCACCGATTCCCTACCGGGCACGGCGGTTCGCGAGGTCAAGGAGGAGACCGGCCTCGACGTCGAAATCACGGGCCTGGTCGGCACGTACACCGACCCGAAGCACATCATCGAGTACTCGGACGGCGAGGTCCGGCGACAGTTCAACGTCTGCTTCACCGCCCGGACCGTCGGCGGCCAGCTCGCGATCTCCAACGAGTCGACGGAGCTTCGATTTGTCCGTCCGGCGGAGCTTGGGGAGTTGCCCATGCACCACACGCAGCGGCTCAGGATCCGGCACTTCTTGGAGCACCGCGAGTGCCCATATCTCGGCTGA
- a CDS encoding DNA adenine methylase has product MRYISPLRYPGGKARLAPYVAHLLARQRPRPKAYAEAFAGGAGAALRLLIDNEVEHIYINDLDPGVASLWRCIFNHTEEFVDLVSREEVSIEAWHRHAEIYRTPADRGDLELGFSTFFLNRCNRSGILRARPIGGLDQTGDWKIDARFNRVNLVERIRNLGSYSSRVTLSEIDARAFIKSLEHQSDEVLLYVDPPYLVQGDRLYMDSLAEHDHKELSIVLRETPLRWLLTYDADKRITEQLYKGFRCVEFSILHTAQIQRTGAEYAIFGNRLILPEVTGIIGEGNYRWMTSKRKKKAV; this is encoded by the coding sequence ATGAGGTACATTAGCCCACTTCGCTACCCGGGCGGGAAGGCCCGCCTGGCGCCATACGTAGCGCACCTTCTAGCGCGACAACGCCCGCGCCCCAAAGCGTATGCAGAAGCATTCGCAGGGGGCGCGGGCGCCGCGCTGCGATTGCTGATCGACAACGAAGTCGAACATATCTACATTAACGATCTCGACCCCGGCGTGGCATCGCTGTGGCGATGCATCTTTAATCATACCGAGGAATTTGTCGATCTTGTTTCCCGTGAAGAAGTCAGCATTGAAGCATGGCATCGGCACGCAGAAATTTATCGTACACCTGCTGACAGGGGCGACCTGGAGCTTGGCTTCTCAACATTCTTCCTAAATCGTTGCAATCGCTCAGGCATCCTGCGAGCGCGACCGATTGGTGGCCTTGATCAAACAGGCGACTGGAAGATCGACGCTCGCTTCAATCGAGTTAACCTGGTTGAGAGAATTAGAAACCTCGGAAGCTACAGCAGTCGGGTTACCCTCTCAGAGATTGATGCGCGAGCATTCATTAAGTCACTAGAACACCAGAGTGACGAGGTTCTCCTCTATGTGGATCCTCCATACTTGGTGCAAGGCGATCGCCTGTACATGGACTCGCTAGCAGAGCATGATCACAAGGAACTCTCGATTGTTCTGCGCGAAACTCCCTTGCGTTGGCTACTGACATACGATGCCGATAAGCGCATTACCGAACAACTCTACAAGGGCTTCCGCTGTGTAGAGTTCAGCATCTTGCACACCGCTCAGATACAGCGCACAGGTGCGGAGTACGCCATTTTCGGAAATCGATTGATCCTTCCCGAGGTCACAGGGATTATCGGCGAGGGGAACTATCGGTGGATGACCTCGAAAAGAAAAAAGAAGGCGGTTTAG
- a CDS encoding FtsK/SpoIIIE domain-containing protein → MSVQEVFGIAPLVVQVGLAVIAVWAVGWVVRYVRADAMTRQSIRQAVRVRWGWKRLAPMLKLSVTDKTPTTMASLANTGNKPIKPRVLIPALKVQHDAYGVIARAKCLPPVGLEQFQKAAPHLADAWGCTRVAVTQDKPGQVLIRGVRLDPLKIPAEHHPTGEVPDEIARWDLGLDEYAQPVSVDLTQVPGVTVAGLPGFGKTSLINRLICDWAPSPTVQFVCADGKVSTAREGDYAHLVKRMFAFVGDDLEEANALFRRLVDLRRARVSAAERVLGVQSMWEVGPSPTWPLVVVIIDEAHTYFRDHKGSDPKTKKLAALAAENARLVEDLVKKGRSTGILTILATQKSTGDAIPTFIRDVCPIGLSFAQKTAEAAVAALGEDIREWPDANPINLQDRSYVGVASMNHQSQPGFTRIRTPYVSGEDSAAIAEQTAHLTADPAALLTGRLPGLDLTKTSPGDTTPPVAA, encoded by the coding sequence ATGTCCGTGCAGGAGGTGTTCGGCATAGCCCCGCTCGTCGTACAAGTCGGCCTCGCTGTGATCGCCGTGTGGGCCGTGGGGTGGGTGGTCCGCTACGTGCGTGCTGACGCCATGACCCGCCAGTCGATCCGTCAGGCCGTGCGCGTGCGGTGGGGCTGGAAGCGGCTCGCGCCGATGCTGAAGCTGTCGGTCACGGACAAGACCCCGACAACGATGGCGTCGCTGGCCAACACGGGCAACAAGCCGATCAAGCCCCGCGTGCTGATCCCGGCTCTGAAGGTCCAGCACGACGCGTACGGGGTGATCGCTCGGGCCAAGTGCCTGCCCCCTGTCGGCCTCGAACAGTTCCAGAAGGCAGCTCCTCACCTGGCCGACGCCTGGGGCTGCACCCGGGTCGCGGTCACCCAGGACAAGCCCGGACAGGTCCTCATCCGTGGCGTCCGCCTCGACCCGCTGAAGATCCCTGCCGAGCACCACCCCACGGGTGAGGTGCCGGACGAGATCGCCCGGTGGGACCTGGGCCTGGACGAGTACGCGCAACCGGTGTCCGTGGACCTGACGCAGGTCCCCGGTGTGACCGTGGCTGGCCTGCCCGGCTTCGGGAAGACCTCGCTCATCAACCGTCTGATCTGCGACTGGGCGCCCTCGCCCACGGTGCAGTTCGTGTGTGCCGACGGCAAGGTGTCGACCGCCCGGGAGGGGGACTACGCCCATCTCGTCAAGCGGATGTTCGCCTTCGTCGGTGACGACCTCGAAGAGGCCAACGCCCTCTTCCGGCGCCTGGTGGACCTGCGCCGTGCCCGCGTCTCGGCCGCCGAACGCGTCCTGGGCGTCCAGAGCATGTGGGAGGTCGGACCGTCCCCGACATGGCCGCTCGTCGTCGTGATCATCGACGAAGCGCACACCTACTTCCGCGACCACAAGGGCAGCGACCCCAAGACGAAGAAGCTCGCCGCCCTCGCTGCCGAGAACGCCCGGCTCGTCGAGGACCTGGTCAAGAAGGGCCGCAGCACGGGCATCCTCACCATCCTTGCCACCCAGAAGTCCACGGGCGACGCGATCCCCACGTTCATCCGCGACGTGTGCCCCATCGGCCTGTCCTTCGCCCAGAAGACCGCTGAAGCGGCCGTGGCCGCCCTCGGCGAGGACATCCGGGAGTGGCCCGACGCCAACCCGATCAATCTTCAGGACCGCTCTTACGTCGGCGTGGCCTCCATGAACCACCAGTCACAGCCGGGCTTCACCCGCATCCGCACCCCCTACGTCTCCGGCGAAGACAGCGCGGCCATCGCCGAGCAGACAGCCCACCTCACCGCCGACCCGGCCGCCTTGCTCACCGGCCGCCTCCCTGGCCTCGACCTCACCAAGACGAGCCCGGGGGACACCACCCCGCCCGTGGCGGCCTGA
- a CDS encoding SCO5717 family growth-regulating ATPase yields MTPAPDKKQDRRPPYQHAADELRREIMQGRFKPGEQMPPVRELQERFGVANMTARSALNVLRDEGLIYTIHGRGSFVADVAVGDTTGEFAIDYTPPAWYLANDPEREPADGESGGNEPRTSETAPPSLAEVLTALRDEIRVLSAEHQELRREVEELKQARHDPQP; encoded by the coding sequence ATGACTCCCGCGCCAGACAAGAAGCAGGACCGCCGGCCGCCGTATCAGCACGCTGCCGACGAGCTCCGGCGCGAGATCATGCAAGGCCGCTTCAAGCCCGGCGAGCAGATGCCGCCCGTCCGTGAGCTGCAAGAGCGTTTTGGCGTCGCCAACATGACCGCGAGAAGCGCTCTGAACGTGCTGCGGGACGAGGGGCTGATCTACACCATTCACGGCCGCGGCAGCTTCGTTGCAGACGTGGCTGTCGGCGACACCACGGGCGAGTTCGCCATCGACTACACCCCGCCTGCCTGGTACCTGGCCAACGACCCCGAACGTGAGCCGGCGGATGGTGAGAGCGGGGGCAATGAGCCCCGAACTTCGGAAACGGCCCCGCCCTCCCTCGCCGAAGTGCTCACCGCGTTGCGCGACGAGATTCGCGTACTCAGCGCCGAGCATCAGGAGTTGCGCCGGGAAGTCGAGGAGCTGAAGCAGGCTCGACACGATCCGCAGCCCTGA